In Clostridium sporogenes, one genomic interval encodes:
- a CDS encoding radical SAM protein, with product MKISKKDALIWFEFFAMLPEEEEVMPKQQEIIYATFAQIEAAIDHRNDMLMSEIKNLKTLENRTRFVGNESKFPKGCRSCLLGTGLSAIRKTNKCNAECKFCYNYGELDDMFPIGEGMWEIGGTKFYEKDIDLLLSIHKKPTGVAYVYLEPFMEIEKYYSVIKKFSDAKVYQHLYTNGTLATEETLKALGEAGLDEIRFNLGASNCSDKVIENIKIAKKYIKNVGIETPMTPEFFEAFFKKKQAILGTNLDFINCAELHLNENNIDNYYGDNMYISRHGYISPIWSRELTLKFMKIADEENWDLVVHDCSNHTKFARDLNLSSKEGKWFGASNYGCEFTRTPYEAFLPILRDDNFKFLSEEELPEDYKAGKLLF from the coding sequence ATGAAAATTTCGAAGAAAGATGCGTTGATATGGTTTGAATTTTTTGCCATGTTGCCAGAAGAAGAAGAAGTTATGCCAAAACAACAAGAAATCATTTATGCTACCTTTGCACAAATTGAGGCAGCAATTGATCATAGAAATGATATGTTGATGTCAGAAATTAAGAATTTAAAAACTCTAGAAAATAGAACCCGTTTTGTAGGAAATGAAAGCAAATTCCCAAAAGGATGTCGTTCTTGTTTGTTGGGAACTGGTTTGAGTGCAATTAGAAAAACGAATAAATGTAATGCAGAGTGTAAGTTCTGTTATAATTATGGAGAATTAGATGATATGTTTCCTATTGGTGAAGGTATGTGGGAAATCGGAGGTACAAAATTTTATGAAAAGGATATTGACTTACTTCTTTCTATCCATAAGAAACCTACTGGCGTTGCCTACGTTTATTTAGAGCCATTTATGGAAATTGAAAAATATTATTCAGTTATAAAGAAATTTAGTGATGCTAAAGTTTATCAACATCTATATACAAATGGTACTTTAGCTACGGAAGAGACATTGAAAGCATTAGGTGAAGCTGGTCTTGACGAGATACGTTTCAACTTGGGTGCATCTAATTGTTCAGATAAAGTTATTGAAAATATTAAAATAGCAAAAAAATATATTAAAAATGTAGGCATTGAAACTCCAATGACTCCAGAGTTTTTTGAAGCCTTTTTTAAGAAAAAGCAAGCAATCTTAGGGACAAACCTTGATTTTATAAATTGTGCAGAGCTGCATTTAAATGAAAATAACATAGATAATTATTATGGGGACAATATGTATATTTCAAGACATGGCTACATATCTCCAATTTGGAGCAGGGAATTAACTTTGAAATTTATGAAAATAGCCGATGAAGAAAATTGGGATTTAGTAGTTCATGATTGCTCAAATCATACAAAATTTGCTAGAGATTTGAATTTGAGTAGTAAAGAGGGTAAGTGGTTTGGAGCAAGTAATTATGGCTGTGAATTTACTAGGACTCCATATGAAGCATTTTTACCAATACTACGTGATGACAATTTTAAATTTTTAAGTGAAGAAGAATTGCCTGAAGACTATAAGGCAGGAAAATTGCTTTTTTAG
- a CDS encoding endonuclease III domain-containing protein, producing MEVIFKTMESEYLRKNELSEKLLAYYEESCLDQSVLIGSLISQEAKEFIVNNANAFIFGLISDQSTKAELAWSLPFHLKKRLGHYDMHKMGSEGYEHEIEAAIKDKPALHRYPGRIANYLYLASKHIIDNYQGNAANIWSSTDSAKEIIGRLCAFKGISSKKAALGTMLLVRDKGVYVKDAHIIDIAYDIHVRRVFLRIGLVKSDTLEQVTEVAKLIYPDFPGKLTTPIWVIGREYCRPTNPLCDNCPISNLCERKIHLGGDIRA from the coding sequence ATGGAGGTCATATTTAAAACTATGGAATCAGAATATTTAAGAAAAAATGAGTTAAGTGAAAAATTGTTAGCTTACTATGAAGAATCTTGTTTAGATCAGAGTGTTTTGATTGGGTCATTGATTTCACAAGAAGCAAAGGAATTTATTGTGAACAATGCTAATGCATTCATTTTTGGATTAATATCTGATCAATCTACAAAAGCTGAATTAGCGTGGTCTTTACCATTTCACTTAAAGAAAAGACTAGGTCATTATGATATGCACAAGATGGGTAGTGAGGGATATGAGCATGAAATAGAGGCGGCGATAAAAGATAAGCCTGCTTTACATAGATATCCAGGAAGAATAGCTAATTATCTTTATTTAGCGAGTAAGCATATTATAGATAATTATCAAGGAAATGCTGCTAATATTTGGTCAAGTACAGACAGTGCTAAAGAAATAATTGGCCGATTATGTGCTTTTAAAGGTATTAGTTCAAAAAAAGCTGCTCTTGGAACAATGTTATTAGTAAGAGATAAAGGCGTCTATGTAAAGGATGCTCATATTATTGATATTGCTTATGATATACATGTTAGAAGAGTCTTCTTAAGAATTGGATTGGTTAAGAGTGATACATTGGAGCAAGTGACTGAAGTGGCGAAACTAATTTATCCTGATTTTCCAGGAAAACTTACTACTCCTATTTGGGTTATTGGAAGGGAATATTGCCGACCAACAAACCCATTATGTGATAATTGTCCTATTTCTAACTTATGCGAAAGAAAAATTCATTTAGGCGGAGATATACGTGCATAA
- a CDS encoding AbrB/MazE/SpoVT family DNA-binding domain-containing protein, which yields MNKKASEDKYMGSVKVGPKGQIVIPKEVRDMFDISSGDTLILLADAKKGIAIERYEIFSKIADAIFAGKAREIYPSESEEDSLTFAKEIKKFSEPGGEHDE from the coding sequence ATGAATAAAAAAGCTTCGGAAGATAAATATATGGGTTCTGTGAAGGTAGGTCCAAAGGGACAGATTGTTATTCCAAAGGAAGTGAGGGATATGTTTGATATTTCTTCAGGAGATACTTTAATTTTGCTTGCAGATGCTAAAAAAGGTATTGCAATTGAACGGTATGAGATTTTTTCTAAGATTGCTGATGCAATTTTTGCAGGTAAAGCGCGGGAGATTTATCCATCAGAATCGGAAGAAGATTCACTTACTTTTGCCAAAGAAATAAAAAAATTCAGTGAGCCTGGAGGAGAACATGATGAGTAA
- a CDS encoding macrolide family glycosyltransferase, with translation MSKIVFFSIPAHGHTNPTIAVVDELVKRGHEVWYYSFYEFQEKIETAGAKFIPCDNYLPELTPNIEKKVGKDFAALIEMAADMTMSLDEKVCRDLKEFQPHCIVSDSICIWGKLFAIKLNVPYICSTTTFAMNKYTSKLIKQGLKEMFRMVIGIPRINKKIKLLQEKGYNVKNFISIIQNDNDTDTIVYTSKEFQPMVETFSDKYAFVGPSFRVPEVEQIERKYPLIYISLGTVLNQNRHFYENCIKALADVDCQVIMSVGEKADIFSLGKLPDNFKVYPKVEQLKVLQKTDVFITHCGMNSISESLYFGVPSVLFPLHSEQAMVANRVAELNAGKILKSDAVNSIRETVLQVLNDISYKKNAELISKGLQKAGGASAAANKIGKVCNESTTK, from the coding sequence ATGAGTAAAATAGTATTTTTCAGTATTCCAGCTCATGGGCACACTAATCCTACTATAGCAGTAGTAGATGAATTAGTAAAACGTGGTCATGAAGTTTGGTATTATTCATTTTATGAATTTCAAGAGAAGATTGAAACTGCAGGTGCAAAATTTATTCCATGTGATAACTATTTGCCAGAACTTACACCGAATATAGAAAAGAAAGTAGGAAAGGATTTTGCAGCTCTTATAGAGATGGCAGCAGATATGACTATGAGTCTAGATGAAAAGGTATGTAGAGATCTTAAAGAATTTCAGCCACATTGTATAGTATCAGATTCTATATGTATTTGGGGAAAATTATTTGCAATAAAATTAAATGTACCATATATTTGCTCTACTACCACCTTTGCAATGAATAAATATACTTCAAAGCTAATAAAGCAGGGGTTAAAAGAAATGTTTCGTATGGTTATAGGTATTCCAAGAATTAATAAAAAGATAAAGCTGCTCCAGGAGAAAGGTTATAATGTAAAAAACTTTATAAGTATTATCCAAAATGACAATGATACTGATACAATTGTTTATACATCTAAAGAATTTCAGCCTATGGTAGAAACATTTTCAGATAAGTATGCTTTTGTAGGACCTTCTTTCCGAGTTCCAGAAGTTGAGCAAATTGAAAGGAAATATCCGCTGATTTATATTTCATTGGGGACTGTACTGAATCAAAATAGACATTTTTATGAAAACTGTATTAAGGCATTAGCTGATGTGGATTGCCAAGTTATCATGTCTGTTGGAGAGAAGGCAGATATTTTTAGTTTGGGTAAGTTACCAGATAATTTTAAAGTTTATCCTAAAGTTGAACAATTAAAAGTTTTACAAAAGACTGATGTGTTTATCACTCATTGTGGGATGAATAGCATAAGCGAAAGTTTATATTTTGGTGTACCATCAGTTTTATTCCCATTACACAGTGAACAAGCTATGGTGGCAAACCGAGTAGCAGAACTAAATGCTGGAAAAATATTAAAATCAGATGCTGTAAATAGTATCAGAGAAACTGTTCTACAAGTATTAAATGATATATCCTATAAAAAAAATGCAGAATTGATTTCTAAAGGCTTACAAAAAGCTGGAGGAGCTAGTGCAGCTGCAAATAAGATAGGGAAGGTTTGTAACGAAAGCACTACAAAATAA
- a CDS encoding VanZ family protein, with protein sequence MYVAHTDYLINIIRICILCIVFQKGFYLRAKKREGGVSRKHLLWVFIFLLYLGAVYGVTGIGTILDVQRFVTASTSEFDRIYLVPFSSSEVIMPYVLNIIMTIPLGFLLPLIWKQFRTIKKVALSGFLLSLCIELSQLFTQSRTTTTDDLIMNTLGAIIGYFIFKAFFHIILKKNSNEKDEITSSSVVIKHEAIFYLVLSFLGMFLFSI encoded by the coding sequence ATGTATGTTGCTCATACTGATTATTTAATTAACATTATTCGCATATGTATTTTATGTATTGTATTTCAAAAAGGATTTTATCTAAGGGCTAAGAAAAGGGAAGGAGGAGTTTCCCGTAAGCATCTTCTATGGGTATTTATTTTTTTATTGTATCTGGGAGCTGTTTATGGCGTAACAGGTATAGGAACAATTTTGGATGTGCAAAGGTTTGTTACCGCATCTACATCTGAATTTGATCGAATTTATTTAGTTCCATTCTCTAGTTCTGAGGTAATCATGCCGTATGTTTTGAATATTATAATGACGATACCATTAGGATTCTTGTTACCATTGATTTGGAAACAATTTCGAACAATTAAAAAGGTTGCCTTGTCGGGCTTTTTGTTATCCTTATGTATTGAGTTAAGTCAATTGTTCACTCAAAGTCGAACCACAACGACAGATGATTTAATTATGAACACTCTAGGAGCTATTATCGGATATTTTATTTTTAAAGCATTCTTTCACATCATCTTGAAAAAAAATAGCAACGAAAAAGATGAAATAACATCATCTTCAGTTGTCATCAAACACGAAGCAATCTTTTATTTAGTATTATCATTTTTGGGAATGTTTTTATTTTCTATCTAG
- a CDS encoding esterase/lipase family protein, whose translation MKRSYFKRIMASIIIICTIFCFTSISTVKADDNSDATVVGNDYPIVMVHGCFGWGSNEGAGLYYWGGKESLTQKLTEKGYTVYSPSIGPVSSNWDRACELYTYIVGGTVDYGESHSKKCGHARYGRSYPGVYKQIGTKDSSGNIRKIHLIGHSMGGQTIRLLAQLLENGDPDELAFTTDGSINSLFTGGKAWVSSITSIATPHDGSQEAHIKYGIEPLTHQFVAAIAAIKGKNVNLGDLDYDFQLDQWGLRRNPGESRLAYNNRVIKSGIWKKTKDLSVWDLSPEGAQEFNSYVKAQSDINYFSIACVNTHEDRLTHFQVPNKNMNPILVKSSIFMGRYTNNKSGEVPIDKSWWRNDGVVSVISATNPKVGSSDQIVDYSGTAVKGTWNYLGEFDNTDHIEVCGMKYDRNRIEQMYFNVAEMLSKLSVE comes from the coding sequence ATGAAAAGATCTTATTTTAAAAGGATTATGGCATCTATTATTATCATCTGTACAATTTTTTGTTTCACTTCAATTTCTACTGTAAAAGCTGATGATAACAGTGATGCTACAGTAGTTGGAAATGATTATCCCATAGTTATGGTACATGGATGCTTTGGTTGGGGAAGCAATGAAGGAGCTGGTCTCTATTACTGGGGAGGTAAAGAAAGCCTGACTCAAAAGCTTACCGAGAAGGGTTATACTGTATATTCTCCATCTATCGGACCTGTTTCAAGTAACTGGGATAGGGCATGTGAGCTGTATACATATATTGTAGGCGGCACAGTTGATTATGGTGAATCACATTCTAAAAAATGTGGACATGCAAGATACGGACGTAGTTATCCAGGCGTGTACAAACAAATTGGAACAAAAGATTCATCTGGAAATATTAGAAAAATTCATCTAATTGGACACAGTATGGGAGGACAGACAATACGTCTATTGGCACAGCTTTTGGAAAATGGAGATCCTGATGAATTAGCATTTACCACAGACGGAAGTATCAATTCCCTTTTTACTGGGGGCAAAGCATGGGTATCCAGTATTACATCTATTGCTACTCCACATGATGGAAGTCAGGAAGCACATATAAAATATGGTATTGAGCCTCTCACACATCAATTTGTTGCAGCTATTGCCGCAATAAAAGGAAAAAATGTTAATTTAGGTGACCTAGATTACGATTTTCAATTAGATCAGTGGGGTCTTAGAAGAAACCCTGGTGAATCACGTTTAGCCTACAACAATAGAGTAATTAAAAGTGGAATTTGGAAAAAAACCAAGGATTTAAGTGTTTGGGATTTGTCACCGGAAGGAGCCCAGGAATTTAATTCCTACGTTAAGGCACAAAGTGATATCAATTATTTTTCAATTGCATGTGTAAATACTCATGAAGATAGATTGACTCATTTTCAAGTGCCAAATAAAAATATGAATCCTATTCTTGTAAAAAGCTCCATATTTATGGGGAGGTATACAAACAATAAGAGTGGTGAAGTTCCTATAGATAAAAGCTGGTGGAGAAATGATGGCGTTGTGAGTGTAATATCAGCTACAAATCCTAAGGTCGGTTCATCAGACCAAATAGTTGATTATAGCGGAACTGCAGTAAAGGGTACATGGAATTATCTTGGTGAATTTGATAATACAGATCATATTGAAGTTTGTGGAATGAAATATGATCGAAATAGAATTGAACAAATGTATTTCAATGTGGCAGAAATGCTTTCAAAACTTTCTGTTGAATAA
- a CDS encoding MerR family transcriptional regulator, translating into MKNGYKTAQVAKIIGIHPNTVRLYEKLELIPEPQRLSNGYRVFSDFHIAQFKLARTALKVEVLQSGLRKNMINIIKLSAQGEFQKAIVSTNNYIDQVKIEQENAEEAIKITKKLLSGIQETEDNVAFTRKQTADYLNITIDTLRNWEMNGLFSVKRKQNGYRVYTKSDIQLLKIIRSLRCANYSLAAILRMVSELSNNSEIDIREVIDTPKTDEDIVTVCDELLTSLSNAKLYANCVLSQLKAMQEKFNINPTV; encoded by the coding sequence ATGAAAAATGGATATAAGACAGCACAGGTAGCAAAGATAATAGGTATACATCCTAATACAGTGAGATTGTATGAAAAACTAGAATTGATACCTGAACCTCAAAGATTATCCAATGGATATCGAGTTTTCTCAGATTTTCATATTGCACAATTTAAGCTGGCTAGGACAGCGCTTAAAGTGGAGGTGCTGCAAAGTGGTCTTAGGAAAAATATGATTAATATTATTAAATTATCTGCCCAAGGTGAATTCCAAAAGGCAATTGTATCTACTAATAACTATATAGATCAAGTCAAAATAGAACAAGAAAATGCAGAAGAGGCAATAAAAATTACAAAAAAATTACTCTCTGGTATACAGGAGACAGAAGATAATGTAGCTTTCACAAGAAAACAAACTGCAGATTACTTGAATATTACCATAGATACATTAAGAAATTGGGAGATGAATGGGTTATTTTCTGTGAAAAGAAAACAAAATGGATATCGGGTATACACTAAAAGTGATATTCAATTATTGAAGATAATACGTTCTTTACGTTGTGCAAATTATTCTCTTGCAGCAATTTTGCGCATGGTAAGTGAGCTATCCAATAATTCAGAAATCGATATACGAGAAGTTATTGATACCCCAAAAACTGATGAAGATATTGTAACAGTATGTGATGAGCTTCTTACTTCACTAAGTAACGCAAAGTTATATGCAAATTGTGTTTTAAGTCAGCTAAAAGCCATGCAGGAAAAATTTAATATAAATCCTACAGTATAA
- a CDS encoding ABC transporter ATP-binding protein yields MEIVKIHGLCKSYGNIQAVNKVSISVKSGEVFGLLGANGAGKSTTIECILGTKKFDSGSISILGMNPQTQRKELYQRVGVQFQESNYQDKLTVAELCEVTQALYKQPADYEELLKQFGISDKCKSQVSELSGGQKQRLFIILALIPNPKVVFLDELTTGLDTRARREVWKGLLDLKKKGLTIFLTSHFMDEVEVLCDRICILKKGESIFYGTVQEAIAKSPYEKFEEAYLWYTDERGEN; encoded by the coding sequence ATGGAAATAGTTAAAATTCATGGCTTATGCAAATCATACGGAAATATACAAGCTGTAAATAAGGTTAGCATATCCGTTAAAAGTGGAGAAGTATTTGGATTACTTGGCGCTAATGGAGCAGGAAAAAGTACCACCATTGAATGTATTTTAGGTACGAAAAAATTTGATAGCGGCTCAATTTCTATTTTAGGAATGAATCCACAAACACAGAGAAAGGAGTTATATCAGAGGGTTGGAGTCCAATTTCAAGAATCAAATTATCAAGACAAACTAACAGTAGCAGAACTTTGTGAAGTTACACAAGCTCTTTACAAACAGCCAGCAGATTATGAAGAATTGCTAAAACAGTTTGGCATTTCAGATAAATGTAAAAGTCAAGTCAGTGAGCTATCAGGGGGACAAAAGCAGCGTCTATTTATTATACTTGCTTTAATTCCTAACCCAAAAGTTGTGTTTTTAGATGAACTGACTACAGGACTTGACACTAGAGCAAGGAGAGAAGTATGGAAAGGACTTTTAGATTTAAAAAAGAAAGGACTTACTATCTTTTTAACTTCACACTTCATGGATGAGGTAGAAGTATTGTGTGATAGGATTTGTATTCTTAAAAAAGGAGAAAGCATTTTCTATGGAACGGTGCAGGAAGCAATTGCAAAAAGCCCATATGAAAAATTTGAAGAAGCATATTTATGGTATACAGATGAGAGGGGAGAGAATTAA
- a CDS encoding ABC transporter permease yields the protein MRAFKKMLKTEMKLSLRGMDMFIFAICMPVVVTILIGIIYGDKSAFNGAEYTFLEQSFGAITTIAICAGGVMGLPLVVSDYRHKKILKRFKVTPISPAMILIVQVVIYASYAIVSLILVYAAAVIFLGFRLNGSWIQFLASYFLVMGSMFSIGLMVGGIAPNLKTASVVASILYFPMLIFSGATLPYEIMPRALQKCSNILPLTQGIKLLKASSLGLTVDSIITPIIVMIALMVICTSIAIRFFKWE from the coding sequence ATGAGAGCATTTAAAAAAATGTTGAAAACAGAGATGAAATTATCACTGAGAGGAATGGATATGTTTATTTTTGCAATTTGCATGCCAGTAGTGGTAACAATCCTTATTGGTATAATCTATGGGGATAAATCAGCATTTAATGGTGCGGAATATACTTTTTTAGAGCAATCATTTGGAGCTATTACTACAATTGCAATATGTGCAGGTGGTGTCATGGGATTACCATTGGTGGTATCCGATTATCGGCATAAAAAAATTCTAAAAAGGTTTAAAGTAACACCTATAAGCCCAGCTATGATTTTAATAGTGCAGGTAGTAATTTATGCATCTTACGCTATTGTTTCACTTATACTTGTTTATGCTGCTGCAGTAATTTTCCTTGGCTTTCGATTAAATGGTTCTTGGATCCAGTTTTTAGCTTCTTATTTTTTAGTAATGGGTTCTATGTTTAGTATAGGGCTTATGGTGGGCGGAATTGCTCCAAATTTAAAGACAGCAAGTGTTGTAGCGAGTATATTATATTTCCCTATGTTGATTTTTTCAGGAGCAACGCTGCCTTATGAAATTATGCCAAGGGCACTTCAAAAGTGTTCCAATATACTACCCTTAACGCAAGGAATAAAGCTTTTAAAAGCGTCTTCACTTGGCTTGACTGTAGATAGTATAATTACGCCAATTATTGTGATGATTGCCCTTATGGTAATATGTACTAGTATAGCTATTCGATTTTTCAAATGGGAATAA
- a CDS encoding nitroreductase family protein, translated as MNAILKRRSIRKYKDKKISDDIVEELLRAGMAAPSAVNEQPCQFIVLRDKETMKKITKVHEYSKMLLEADVAIVVCGDKSKELVDDFWIQDCSAATENILIEAQDKGLGAVWLGVYPIKERIDGIKEILNLPEGITPLSVVPIGYPDEKKEPADRFNKERVHYDRW; from the coding sequence ATGAATGCTATATTAAAGAGAAGAAGTATAAGAAAATACAAGGATAAAAAGATAAGTGATGATATTGTTGAAGAATTATTAAGAGCAGGAATGGCAGCACCTTCTGCTGTAAATGAACAACCTTGCCAATTTATAGTCTTAAGAGATAAAGAAACTATGAAAAAGATAACTAAAGTCCATGAGTATTCAAAGATGTTATTAGAGGCAGATGTTGCCATTGTAGTTTGTGGAGATAAATCAAAAGAATTAGTAGATGATTTTTGGATACAAGATTGTTCAGCAGCTACAGAAAATATATTAATAGAGGCACAAGATAAGGGATTAGGTGCAGTATGGTTAGGGGTTTATCCAATAAAAGAGAGAATAGATGGAATAAAAGAAATTCTAAATTTACCAGAAGGTATAACTCCTTTATCTGTAGTTCCTATAGGATATCCAGACGAAAAAAAGGAGCCAGCAGATAGATTTAATAAAGAAAGAGTACATTACGATAGATGGTAG
- a CDS encoding helix-turn-helix transcriptional regulator, producing the protein MKNRLEEIRKQRGIKQEELAKVVEVSRQTIGSLENGRYNPSIVLAFKISRYFGVLIEEIFIYEEEQK; encoded by the coding sequence GTGAAAAACAGACTAGAAGAAATAAGGAAACAAAGAGGGATAAAGCAGGAAGAATTGGCTAAAGTAGTAGAGGTATCAAGACAAACAATAGGTTCTTTGGAAAATGGAAGATACAATCCATCAATTGTTTTAGCCTTCAAAATTTCACGATACTTTGGTGTGTTAATTGAAGAAATTTTTATATATGAGGAGGAACAAAAATGA